The genomic window TAATCGAGATCATTATAAActtaatgatattttatcaTTCTAAGAGCTAGTCTTGGAAGGTGTGAAGACTTTATTAatcaagtatatataaattatcaaaaaacaCAACCCAAAAAACAGTAAGAACAATACACATCTGTAACAGCTTGTCAGTAAATTAgtagtaataattaaaatctgATAAATACTATATGCTAAAACGTTTTGTGTATCTTATTTTTGTGAGTACACTAATACAataatgcttttttttttccttttcatgaataaaaaaaaacgtattGGGACAATAATGGCGGCCTGATCAACGCTAAGTTAACTGCAACCacgagaaaaaaagaatccgAGACTAGTTCTTCCCCAACGACCAATCTTATGTTGCATCAATTTCACAACAGAAGCCTTACCTTTTCATTACACGCATATTGCTTCTTCAAAGTTTCCTTTTAGATAAATTCTTAGTCTGAGTAACATCTCTTTCTTGTCTTGGGGGTTTCTCTGTAATTGCAGCTGAATCGGATCTTGGGCAATTTTTAAATTCCGATTCAACGAGTTTCTCAACTAAGGGTTtgattccttttctttttcatctttgtttaTTCAAATCTGAATACTTTGTTAGGTTTCAATGTGctgagaagtagaagaagcttCGTTGGCAAGTCcgaatcttttcttcttcttttttctgggttttatATTCTTTGCCAACAATGTTTAAGCTTGCAAAGCATATATTCCTTTGAGTAGCTGTTTTATTCCTACAAAGATTTGATCTTCAATAGAGAGAGATAATGGGATCTAATTGTGATGGGAATTTGAAAGCAGAGATTGAAGAATCTAATGGTTCTTCTGGCAAAAATACTAAGGTTCCTCCTTGTCCTCTTGATGTTTCTACATCTAGAAGAACTTTGATTGGTGATGGTAAACCTAGGAGATGGTCTATTAGTGCTTTACCTGATGCTTCTAGTAGATTCCAGCTTCTCAAATTTGGTTCTCCTTCTGCTAAGTTCAAGAAAATGGCTGAGGATAGAGACGAGGTTTCACGGTCAGTGACTAGCTCAAGTAACGGAAGCAGTCATAATTTCAGGGAAAGAATCAGTGGCGTGCTTCACCGGAAAATAGATTGGAGTTCTCTGATGAATATGGGGAAAGAATGGATTAGGAATCCTATTAACATGGCTTTATTCGTTTGGATACTTGTTGTTGCAGTCTCTGGTGCTATTCTCTTCATGGTTATGACTGGTATGTTGAATCATGCTTTGCCTAAGAAGTCACAGAGAGATGCTTGGTTTGAAGTTAACAATCAGATTCTTAATGGCTTGTTTACTTTGATGTGTCTTTATCAACATCCCAAACGGTTTTATCACTTAGTGCTTCTTTGTAGATGGAAGCATGATGATATTACTAAGCTTAGGAAAGCTTATTGCAAGGATGGGACTTATAAGCCTAATGAATGGATGCACATTATGGTTGTTGTCATTTTGCTTCACTTGAATTGTTTTGCTCAGTACGCGCTTTGTGGTCTTAATGTTGGATACAGGAGATCAGAGAGACCTCCCATTGGAGTTGCTATATGTATCTCTGCTGCCATTGGAGCTCCTGCGGTTGCGGGTTTGTACACTATACTAAGTCCACTTGGGAAAGATTATAATGATTCTAATGAAGACGAGGAGAATCAACTGAAGCAACGTGAAGAAGGGTCTGTTAATCGTCGGTTTACTTTAGAGAGGAGGTATTCGTTTGCCTCTGCTTCCACGGGGGTTGGGGATGGGATGGTTCCGGTGAGTGATCCTCAGTGGAGTGGTGGAATTTTGGATATTTGGGATGATATTTCATTGgcttatctttctcttttctgcaCTTTCTGTGTCTTTGGATGGAACATGGAGAGAGTTGGGTTTGGGAACATGTATGTTCACATAGCTACGTTTATTCTCTTCTGTTTGGCACCTTTCTTTATATTCAACTTAGCTGCGGTTAATATCGATAATGAGACGGTCAGGGAGGCGTTAGGGATATCTGGAATCcttctttgtgtgtttggtTTGCTCTATGGTGGATTCTGGAGAATTCAGATGAGGAAAAGATTCAAATTACCGAGTTATAATTTCTGTTTCGGTAGAGCCGCGATTGCTGATTGTGCGCTCTGgttatgttgttgttggtgctCTTTAGCACAAGAAGTTAGGACTGCAAACTCTTATGAGATAGTGGAAGACAAATTCtgccaaagaaaagaagagaagaatatgGTATCTCCGAATTTGGTATCACCTTTGCCTCGTGAAGACGGTGTGTTTGATCCTCGGTTTGGTCTCGGGAGCTCCCCTAAGAACATAAGTGGAGCTAGTTCTCCTAGCCCGAGCAGGTTTTGGAAAGAGGCACATAGCCCAAATGTACAGACAcctagagagaaagaagaggttAAAAGCGATGTTGCTCTGACTCCACCTTCTCCTCTGTCTATACACCGAGAAGCTTGATTTGTAAAACCATGGAAATCCGAGTCCACTGGTAACCCtcctttcctttctctttAGATGTTGTATGAATATGATTTGAGGACAACTTTTGAATACAAGTCTCTTTGagtgttttacaaaaaaaattatgaagcTGGTTTCTTCATGTGAGTTGTATACAATTTCAGTTTCTGGTTTAGAGAACTTTCACGGCTTCTTCTGTAATGTAAATTTGTCTGTCATGCTTCAGTGAGACTTTGAGTGATCTATGTACCTTTGCAGGCTTTGCTTTTTTACTTCTAATTCATGATTCGAACCAGATGGTTGGAGAAGTTGTTGGCTTTTGAGGTTAAGTAGTAAGAACCATAGGAGATTTTGAGTCAGTCATATTCACAATTCTTTATTTTGCTTGGTTTTCTGGTCCGGTTTGGGGTTCAAATTCTCAAGTCTCAGTGGATTACATAAGGGATCACAGTGTATCTATAAACCCACGTATCGCTAATGGTGATCTACACCTGATTTAGATAGAGGAGACTCCACAATgttaacaaataatataaaactataGTGCTATTAGTGAAAATGATACCACAAGTTGTCATTAGCAGAGAAAGATCAGTATCAATATCCAATATAGGAATGAAGCGTCACTGTCTTAAAGAGTCATTATCGTGGAGAACCACATCACTAATCCACTTATGTGTAGTTAGTTGTTTGTAATcaactttttgtattttcttgtgTAATCCAACTTTTGATGTATTAGTTTAAGCTGTATTACTTTTAAAAGCTTGCCTTTATTTTCCTTGTGAAATTCTGcataaatatcaaaagagATTTATGACAAAACAATGTTGCTTTTTCATCATTAACGGTTGTGGTATTTTAGCCAATCAAATTCtttagtttctaattttaaagttgtgtttaaaaacaaaaatgtaccACTATCGTCgacataagaaaaaagtatctAAGCTTAAAACGCTAACATTCATAccaatttaaatttatatcattCCAAAGTTCTTCAAAATCCCTTAGTCTCTCTATTTCAATATGTACgtataaaaatgtattataaGACATCGAAACGTGTCATGTGTACACTGAAGTCGCAGGACTAGAAGGAGCTAATAGGTGGCCATGGTGCTCTACGTGGACTCTCTGTGTGACACGTGTCAAAGTGATTATGCATCTTTCAAACTTCTGTGATAGGTTGGTTGGCCCGACCAAGACGACCAACATACTCGTTGAACACGTTTCGTTGCATATTTCTGTATTCATCTGTATTAATACTAATAAGAAACCATTTCTGTTTGACTGTATTAATGAATAATGATTCCtgaagattttaaattatttcttcCAATAATATGAGCATAGAAAATTATTAAGAACTAATTAATTCTTTCAAGTGGAAAGTCATTATTGAAAATAAGTTAGAGATTTATCGGTTAGTGGGTTTTAAGTAATTTTAAGATGTAGAGAAAACTATGTATTAATGGATCATTATTCTGTATCAAAATTATGTGTAgtttgttaaataatttattgataCTAATTAAAATTGGTGTTATTCTCTAAATGCTTTTTCAATAGATTCAAGAAACTTTTGATtccacattttattttaatagaTTTAGAAGTGTTTTTAATTGAACATAGCTAGAACTTTTGACTTTCAATTCCATTTTCTCAtaaatttatagtttaaacTTAAAGTCAAGAAAAAATCTTACATAAGTGATAAAAT from Arabidopsis thaliana chromosome 3, partial sequence includes these protein-coding regions:
- a CDS encoding PLAC8 family protein (PLAC8 family protein; FUNCTIONS IN: molecular_function unknown; INVOLVED IN: biological_process unknown; LOCATED IN: plasma membrane; EXPRESSED IN: male gametophyte, cultured cell; EXPRESSED DURING: M germinated pollen stage; CONTAINS InterPro DOMAIN/s: Protein of unknown function Cys-rich (InterPro:IPR006461), Protein of unknown function DUF2985 (InterPro:IPR021369); BEST Arabidopsis thaliana protein match is: PLAC8 family protein (TAIR:AT5G05350.1); Has 166 Blast hits to 162 proteins in 25 species: Archae - 0; Bacteria - 2; Metazoa - 0; Fungi - 10; Plants - 150; Viruses - 0; Other Eukaryotes - 4 (source: NCBI BLink).), with protein sequence MGSNCDGNLKAEIEESNGSSGKNTKVPPCPLDVSTSRRTLIGDGKPRRWSISALPDASSRFQLLKFGSPSAKFKKMAEDRDEVSRSVTSSSNGSSHNFRERISGVLHRKIDWSSLMNMGKEWIRNPINMALFVWILVVAVSGAILFMVMTGMLNHALPKKSQRDAWFEVNNQILNGLFTLMCLYQHPKRFYHLVLLCRWKHDDITKLRKAYCKDGTYKPNEWMHIMVVVILLHLNCFAQYALCGLNVGYRRSERPPIGVAICISAAIGAPAVAGLYTILSPLGKDYNDSNEDEENQLKQREEGSVNRRFTLERRYSFASASTGVGDGMVPVSDPQWSGGILDIWDDISLAYLSLFCTFCVFGWNMERVGFGNMYVHIATFILFCLAPFFIFNLAAVNIDNETVREALGISGILLCVFGLLYGGFWRIQMRKRFKLPSYNFCFGRAAIADCALWLCCCWCSLAQEVRTANSYEIVEDKFCQRKEEKNMVSPNLVSPLPREDGVFDPRFGLGSSPKNISGASSPSPSRFWKEAHSPNVQTPREKEEVKSDVALTPPSPLSIHREA